AACGGCCTTTGTCCGCTGCTGCGCAGTGAGCGCCCGGACGCGGTGCTGGTCCAGGGGGACACGACCACGGTCTTCGCCGGAGCCCTCGCCGCCTTCTACCACCGGATTCCCATCGTCCATCTGGAGGCGGGACTGCGCACCGACGACAGGTACGCGCCCTTTCCTGAGGAGATCAACCGTCGGCTGGCAACCCAGCTGGCCACCCTCCATCTGGCGCCCACCCCCCACGCTCGGGACAACCTGATCCGGGACGGCGTCGCCCCCTCGTCTGTCGTGGTGACCGGGAACACGGTGATCGACGCCCTGCACTGGGCGGTCGAGCGGAAGGCGCACTATGAGGACCTGGCACTGGCCGATCTGGACGACACGGCCCGCCGGGTCCTGCTGGTGACGGCTCATCGCCGTGAGTCGTGGGGCAGTGGAATGGAGTCCGTCGGCGGTGCCCTGGCCGATCTGGCCCGCGCCGAGCCCGAGTTGCTCATCGTGTTCCCACTGCATCCCAACCCAGTGGTGCGGGCGGCGATCCTGCCGCAGGTGGAGCGCATCGAGAACGTACGGCTCACGGAGCCGCTGGCGTACGGCGCATTCGCCCGGCTGATGAACCGCTCGCACCTCATCCTGACCGACAGCGGTGGGCTCCAGGAGGAGGGGCCGGGCCTCGGCAAACCGGTACTGGTCATGCGGGACACCACGGAGCGTCCGGAGGCCGTCCAGGCGGGCACGAGCCGGCTGGTCGGGACCGACCGCGACCACATCGTGAAACAGGTGCGCGAGCTCCTGCACGACCGGGAGGCCTACGCCTCGATGGCGAGGGCGATCAACCCGTTCGGCGACGGCCGGGCCGCCGAACGGGTCGTACGGGCGATCGGCCACTGGATGGGGCTGTGCGGACGCCCGGACGAGTTCGGCTCCGCGTCAGCGCCAGAACCCGCGGGTGTCGAAAACGGCCTTGCCGCGCAGCACGCTCCGCTTGATGCCCCGGAAGGCGTCGTGGTCGACGAGCAGCACGACGACGTCCGCGTCGCGCACGGCGGTGGCGACGTCGACGAGTTCGACCCTGCCCGTACCAGACAGTGAGGCCGGCAACTCGGTGATGTGCGGCTCGGCGACCAGCATACGGCCGACCTGACGCTCGGCCAGCTGGGCCGTGATGTGCAGCGCGGGGCTCTCCCGCAGGTCGTCGATGTTCGCCTTGAACGATAGGCCCAGGCAGGCGATCAGGGGATCCCTGAACCGGCTCGCCGTCCGGACGACCTCCTCGATGACGTAGTCCGGCCTCGCGTCGTTGACCTCGCGGGCCAGCCGGATGAGACGCGCATGCTGCGGAGCCGTGTCCACGATGAACCAGGGGTCCACGGCGATGCAGTGACCGCCGACACCCGGGCCAGGCTGCAGGATGTTGACACGGGGGTGACGGTTGGCCAGGGCGAAGACGTCACTGGCATCGATGCCGAGGTGGTCGCAGACCATGGACAACTCGTTGGCGAAGGCGATGTTGACGTCCCGGAAGGCGTTCTCGCTGAGCTTGGCCAGCTCCGCCGTCGTGGCGTCGGTGAGGTGGCACTCCCCCTTGGTGAACACCTCGTAGAGCATCCGTGCCCGCTCGGCGCAGCCGTCTCCGACACCGCCGATGACGCGGTCGTTCGTCACGATCTCGATCATCGTCCGCCCCGGCAGGACGCGTTCGGGGCAGTGGGCGACCTGCACGTCGGGCGCGTCCCCCGGCTCATGCGGGAAGGACAGGTCGGGCCGGTGCTTGCCCAGCCACCGGGACAGCTCCACGGTCGTACCGGGAGGCGAGGTGGACTCGAGGATGACCAGATCACCCTCCTTGAGTACCTCGGCCACCGAGGCCGCAGCACTGCGCACATAGGAGAGGTCGGCCGTGCGGTCCTCCCGAAGCGGGGTGGGGACGGCGATGATGAAGGCGTCCGCGGGTTCGGGCGCGCTCGTAGCCCGCAACCGTCCCATGGCCACGGCACCGCTGACGGCCACCGCCAGGTCAGGTTCGACAAAGGGGGCCCGGCCCGCATTGATGAGCTCGACCGTGGCCGGATTGACGTCGACTCCGATGACATCGATTCCGTTGGTGGCGAGTGCGGCGGCGGTGGGCAGACCGATGTAACCGAGGCCGACGATGCAGATACGGGAGAACACCAGGAGAAATACCTTTCCGGACGTGCCACGGGTGAATGGACTGATGGCAGACCTGGGCGAACCACACCGGTACGGCGCCCCGGCCCTTCAGGTGACGGTTTGGCAGACCAGGACTTGTCCCTCGGAGAAGCCCGGCCGTACGTGGGCCGCGACCCGGGAGACGGCATCGTAGAAGCGCGCCCGGGCGCCCTTGCCGGAGTCGACGTGATAAAAGAACCAGCGCTTCGGGCGCAGCCCGCAGTCCGAGACGAGGCGGGCCAGCGAAGCCGGTGTGAAAACATAGACATGGTCCGGATGGATGATCTCCAGGCCCACCAACGTGTTGATCATGTTCTTGGCAGCCAAGCCGTTGGGAGTCGAGAGGATCAGCTCGACACCGTCGCCCGCTTCCCGCATGAGGGCTGCGAGGCCGTGCAGGAACGAGGCGGCATCCCGCACATGTTCGATGACATCACCGGCCAGTACGACCTCAGGCCTGAACTTGATCAGATCGCCTCTGTCGCTCGGATCTGCCACGTCGGCGACCGAGTATTCACCGCCCAGGTGCTCACGCAGGAGCTCGACGCCGGCGCGGTCGACATCCACACCGTGCACAGCCGATGCCGCCAGCAAGAGCTTGGTGTGCAGAAGTGATGCGCACTTCAGTTTCTCGGCGGTCAACGGGGAATCGGCGCAGCCGACGTGGAGGACACGGCGTCCAGCACAGAGGTTCAGCAGCAGATCGTCGCGATCTCTCATCACCGGCGCACTGACAAGCTGTTGAGAAAAGAATCCAGTTTTCGGCACGACGTCTCTCCTCTTCACCGCTCACGCTTCACCCGGAGAGTAGCGATGATTCATCGCACCGTTGCGGACTGACACACCACGAGTGACTGTGGAGAGAATTTATGCTTCCGGATTACATTACCGTTCTTCTGAGGACACGATCACCAACCGCCCGAGAGGCATGCGGAGGCGTCCTCGCCCATCCGTTCATCAGGAATCTCGATGAGCAGTTCACCGTCGCGATCTTGATTCGCGCTGGTGGGAACGCCCGCAGAGAGCCTGTCGGGGCTCTGCGCTTCCCTTAGGTGAGAAAATCACCCCATCCGGGTACTCGGCGTAGGAGATTTCCGCACCTGTATAAGGGTATAAGGGTTGCACATCGTCCGGCCAATGGCAGAATTAATGAATACCCCAAGTGAATGGGAGAGGCCGGTACGTAATGCACTACGCTCCTGGCGAGAACGGAATAATTTGCACCAGCCCCTCGAACACTCGCACCCGGAGGAAATGCCCTGGCCCGCAAACGCACCCGTTCTCAGGCGCAGTCCATCTGGCCAGGATGTTCGTCGTGTTGACACCCGACCGCCCACTCGGCACGCAACTTGGAAAGGCCTCACGGTGCCGTGGTCAGTGTCCGCCCGGCAACCTTCGCTGCCACCCGAACGAAACCCTTGGCTGGCGGCCGCCAGATCGGCCTCGTCAGACGCAGCCAATCCGGCATCTGCCGACTGAGGGCCAACTCGGCTTCGCGTTGCGACTCCGAGCGACTTCGGACCGTCAGTGACCCGGGGTGATAGCGGATTTCACCGAGAACTGAGGCGACATAGCGCAACCTTCCATGGGCGGCGAGCCTCCGGTGGAAATCGACATCGAATGCAAGCCGGAAGCTGTTGTCCAGCCCTCCGACAGCCTCGACCGCTGTGCGCCGGTAAAGGCAACCGGGTTGGAAAACCATGTTGTGCCCCAGGTGCAACAACAGGGAACCCACTCGTCCAGGGCGCATGGCCTTGAAGGCTTTGCCACCGGCATCGATATACCGCACCTGACCGTATGCCATCGCGGCTTCAGGATAACGCTCGAGGGCACGAAGTGCCGCGACAATCGAACCCGATGGCAGCCGGTCGTCGTCACCCAGCCAGCCCAGGACGTCGACACTGTCACCGAAATGTCTCCAGCCCGTCATGACAGCGTCCACAATCCCAGAACCGTTCTGGGGGATCACGGCGATATGGGGAGATGTTGCTCTCTTCACGTCGATCACCGCACTGGGAGATGATGCGACGACGAGACGGAGTCCGGCATACTCCTGCCCGGTCAGTGAATTCAGGCACTCCTCCAGCAGCGCAGGGCGCTCACCGAGTGTGGGTACCACCATTCCAACCTGCATCAGTTTGGCCTCCTGCTTCACCGAGTTTTAGGGAGCGTCGAAGCGGGACCACATCCAAGTCCCGCGATAAAGCACAGCCGCCGTTGCAGCGGTGCCGAGATAGAGACCCTCGAGCCTGGGCCACGGAGAGAACAAGAGGTCCCAGCCAAGTTGCGCGAACAAGAACGCGAAGAGCAATGCGTACGCCCCGGAACCGCCCTTGACCGCGGCAACCAGGGCCAGCAGAACGAGCAGGACAGGAAGAAGAATTCCGGGAAGCGCAATGATGCCGGTCTCTGCCCAGAGCTGAAAAAGAACCGAGTGCAGATAGAGTCCCCTACCGAAATAGTAGTTCTCTCGGCGCTCGTTGAAATCGACATCCCCGGCACGCAGTTGCCCCAGGAACTCACTCCGAGTCTTGTGACTCACGTCGGGTACCAGGCCCCGGCCCATGAGCGGAGACTCCTTGATGATCACATATGATGCGGCAATTTCCGGGCGTGCCCCCAAGAGCACCCCGCCTTCCACCTGGCTCTGCCCTTCCCATCGATATTGCTGCTCCGCCCCCAACTTTCCACTGGAGGCGAGGTATCCGTAAGTGCTTGCGACGGCAGCAACAAGCGAGATCAAGCCGACGACGACCAGCAGGGTCCTCTTCCAACTGATCCTTGCTTCACGTCGCCCGGCCAGCATTGCCACCACGCCGGCCAAGCAGACGATCAGAAATTCTGAGCGGAACCCCAGAAAAAGACTCACCAGTGCCACGGAGATCACCAAGAGAGTGGCGATGGCACGCTTCCGCCGAGCAAGAAGCGCAAAGGCGGCAAGGACAGCCACCAGGCTGACCACAGGGCCGTATCCGTATTTCCATGCATCGGCGGTGGGGTGGATTCTCAGCCAAATAAAGATGTTCAATGTCAGTCCGGCGACGAACGCGACAACGTACACGCGGACGACAGCGGGCCTGCACTGGAGAGCCCACATTGCACCGCAGAGACTCACAAGAACGGCAAGCGGGCGGGACAGGACAAGGACCATGTCATGAGCCGAGTCGCCCACCGCGGCTTCGGTGAAAGTTGCACCGAGTAGCCAGACAAGCAGGATAAGAAGGTTCCAGCGTGCCATTTTCCAGCGCCACGCAGCGGCGAGGGCGACAGGTGCCATCACCAGCACAACGGCGTGCCCGACGGTTACACCGGCCTGCTGGTAAGGCCCCCATGCATTGCCCAGGCCGATAGCCGCTGCCACAATCAGGGAGCTGCTGTCCTTGCGTGACGAGCGCAGCGGCTCCGACTCCTTGAGGAGCACCCTCTGTACCCTTGCACCGCCGTTTCTCGAGCTGGTCAGGGACGACGTCTCCGTGTCATGCATGGGACATGGACCTCCGGAAATTGGGGAGGAAAAGGCAGGTCGTGACGGCGATGACCGATCCGATGACAGGCCCGCTCGCACCGACATGTCGTGTCAGGACGATCGAGAGCGCGAGATTCACCCCAGCCATGACTCCGGCCCTCTTCGCCTGGAACTTGAGCCCGGCGGCGTCGGTCAACCACATGCTGCTCGGGTAGGCAGCGGCCTGGACCAGCAGCAGGGCCGCGAAGGCAGCCATGAGACCGACACCGACCTCGACCTGACCGTGCAGCATCCATGAGGTGACGGCGGGGCCGAAGAGGATCAGCCCCGCGCCGATGACCGCGCCGCCGACTGCGAAGTACACGGTCAAGCGGGTGACATCCCGTGGGGACGGTGCCTCCGGGGTATCACGTTGCCGGGCGAAGATGGCCCACAGGGGAAGACCGGTCGTGCTGGCCAGGGCGACGGCGGGTGCGAACAGGCGCGCACCGGCCGAGTAGGCGGCGACGGCATCAGGGTCGGCCACATGGACGAGGACCAACCGGTCGGTCGCGAAGGCCACGGCCAAGGCGATATTGACGGCTGCCATGGGCGCCGCAAGATGCCAGATGCGTGTGGCGGCGTGCCGCTGACCAAGACTTCGCAGCACCAGGCCGAACAAGGGGATACCGAGCGTGCGCCCGGCCAGCAGCAGGCAGGTCGCGCCCACCAGACACTGCGAAGCGAAGCCCGACGCGATGAAGGCCGTGGGCGGTGCATGCACGGCGCCGGACAGGCAGATGAGCCCCAACGTGAGCACACTGCCCACCGTCTGGACGATCAGCGAAATATGAGTCCGGTTCAGTGCAATCAACACTGAATTTCCCAGGTTCAGCGGAAGACTGCATCCGAACAACGTGAACGCGACCGCGACCGATGCCTCAACAGATGGCTGCGACTCGGAACTGAGCAGCGTGCCCCACAGGCCCAGGCAGGCAGGAACAATGCCCACAAGGGCACTCAGGAGTCCCACGCACGTCAGCGCGCGTGCGCTGGTGATAACCGCGCCCTGCAATTCCCGGTAATGGGCCCCACGTCCCCTCTCCATGGCCCCCATAATCGCTGCGCCTGTCCCGAGATCACTGAGGGGCAACAGAGATGGCAGTGTGGTGACGAGCGCAAAGAAAGCGAATCCTGAAGGGCCGAGAGTATCAACCACTGTCCGGGTCGCGACGAGCGTGGAGATCGCGGCGATGGGAAGGTTCGCCGCTTTGACGCCGAACGAGCGACCAGCCGCACGCAGGTGAGGAGTGAGGACAGCATGGGGCGTGTGCCGGAAGCTGCTCGCCTCAGGCGCTGACCGAGTTCGATCCGACTGAGTTTCCTTCGGTCCGGGCGACGGGATCGATGCCTTCTCCTTTGCGGTGTCGGGCTGTCTCCCCTGGATCACGATGCGGCCGGCCTTACTGAACTATGAGAGTGGAAAACCATGTGCGGACGTCCCTTCATGGAGAAGCGCGTCGACATGCTACGTCACCGTTGTCGAAAGGTGATGTATGTTCACCCGTGCTGAAAGGAAAAGGAATTCGGACGTATGACCGTTTCATCTTGAGGAGTGCGCAGAGTGGGACCGACTTCCGTCGACCGTCATGACTTTCCCGCGACCGGGCTACGCGTGGCTGTCCCCGTGTCGCGGGAACACCCCTCGCACTACGCAGTGAGGGATCTCGTTTCGGAACTTATCAGTCAAGGCGCCGTTGGGAGGCCAATCACGACGCCGCCGCTGATCAGTCGGGCGATCGCCAAGGCCCAGGTCTCACTCCCCCGTCGATGGCGTCGCCGTCAGGAGCCGGTAATTGTTCCCATGATGGGAGCCCGATTCGATCAGCTCTACGCAGCCGGCCTCAAGGGAGATGTCGTGCCCTACTGCTGGGACGTGTGGGAACCGTCCTGGCCCTTGTGGGCCCGCCGGCTGCGGGCACTTCGCCCTCCGGCCGTCTTTGTCACGGCACAGCAGTCGGCCCGATTCCTCGGCGATGCTCTGCCTCAGTCTCAGGTAATCCATCTCCCCGAGGCCACACGGTTGGACCGGCACGATTCCGGTACATGCCTGGCGGCAAGGACGGTCGGTGTCCTGGAGCTCGGACGTCGGCATCCGGTTTGGCACAAGGCGGTGACGGAACCTCTGCGGTGCCGTTCATCCCTTCCCCACTTGTATGAAGCAGGACCAGGCCGACTTGTGTACCCGGATGAGCACGCCCTGCGGCGCGGTCTGTCGCAGGCGATGATCTCCGTCTGCTTCCCCTCATCGCTCACCCACCCGCAGCGATCGGGAACTGTGGAGACGATGACCCAACGCTACCTGGAAAGCATGGCGTCGGGATGTCTCGTTCTCGGACAGGCCCCTCCGGAGCTGGTGTCACTGATGGGATTCAATCCGGTCGTCGAGATCGACTGGCGCGACCCGGTTCAACAAGTGCTGGACATTCTGGCTTCACCGAGCAGATGGCAGCCTGCCGTGGACAGAGCACTGAGCCGACTGCAGGAGGTCGGAGACTGGAGTGTACGGGTCCGCGCAGCCCTGGAGAGAATCCGCATAATCGGACTTCTGTGACGGGCCTTCACCGGGAGCAGTGCCTCGTGTGACACGCAGCTTGGGCGGAAATGAGGCGCGCCATCCGGTTGACTGCGCTATTCTTTCACCGGCTGGCGTGAGGGGAAGCAGGGCTGTTTTTACAAATTTTCCACCTAGCCATATTAGCTTTCAACGCCCTCTGTTAATACGCTGCCAGAAACCCGTCTTGTCCAAATTGCCCCTCGGAGAAAGTCATGCTCAAATCAGCGATCACCGACTATGCAACGCCGGGGTCAATTTCCCACTCGGCTCGCGCACGCCGATGGGCGGAAATGATGCGATGCTTTCCCGAGCTGGCCGAGATGAGGGTACTGGATCTGGGAGGAACACCCGAATCCTGGAACCATGCACCCGTGCTGCCGGCCCAGGTGGTGTGTGTCAATATCCACCCGAAGCACGCCACCATCCATGGGCCGGTGACCGGGTTCGTCGCCGACGCCTGCGATCTGCCGGACACCTTCAGGTCCGAGCACTTCGACCTCGTGTACTCGAACTCACTGATGGAGCACGTAGGGGGCCATGATCGGCGCAAGCGCTTCGCGGACGCCGTGCATGCCAAGGCCGACCATCACTGGGTCCAGACTCCTTATCGTTACTTCCCGGTCGAACCTCACTGGCTTTTCCCCGGAATGCAGTGGTTTCCGTTCCGGACCAGGGTTGCGATCTCCCAGTACTGGCCGCACGGCCCGTCCTCCCACGATAATATCCGGAAGGCCGCAGCGGACGTTGCCGACGTGGAGTTGCTCTCCGCGACAGAGATGCGCTCCTATTTCCCCGGCTCACAGATCTGGTTCGAACGTTTCGCTGGGCTTCCTAAGTCCCTGGTGGCAAGAAAAATGAATTAATGAACCGTAGCGAGCACACTTCGAGATGAAAGAATTGATCGCCAGCCAACCAGCCTCCGTTCCCGGCACGCTGAAGACCATCCTCATCACCGTGCCGACGACAGGTGGACGGCCCGTGCGTCCTCTGCTCTACGAGCTCGTCGACCAGGCGCGCGCCGCAGAGAGCGCCGGTGGCCGCACCGTTTCGGTCGTCCTGCTCGACAACTCGGCGGCTGGCTCGGAGTCGGCCCGCATGGGTGCAGCGGCCTGTGGAGTCGAGTACGTTCGGGTACCGGCTCCCGGTTTCTCCCAGGTCCGCAATGCGGCAATGGATGCGGCCGGACAGTACGACGCACTGGTCTTCATCGATGACGACGAACGGCCGGCCCCCGGATGGCTCTGCGCGCTGGTGACCAGTGCCGAGGCCAACACCGCCGACGTTGTCGTGGGCCCTGTCGTGGTCCGCCTGCCTCCCAACGCGCCTCGCTGGCTCGACGGAGGCCGGCTGATTCGCCAGGTACGGTCCCAGGAAGACGGGCCGTTGGAAGGGTTCGCCGCATCCGGCAACACCTTGGTGCGCATGTCTACGGTCCGCCGAATGGGCCTGCGCTTCAACTCCGCGTTCGACGTGACCGGCGGCGAGGACTCGGTCTTCTTTCACGAGCTGACCAAATGCGGAGCAAGGGTCTTCTTCACCCGCGCAGCACTTGTTTTTGAAATCCAAGACCAGGACAGGATGACCCTGCAGGGGCTCGTCCGCCGATCCTACGGCAGGGGACGTACCTCAGCCGTCGTGGAGTCCAAGATCATGGATATTCCGATGCACACTCGCGTGATTCGGAGAGCGGGTAAATTCACTCGGGCGCTCTACTGGATCCTTTCCGGTACGGTACTCTGGCGCCCGATCGACTGCGTGCGGGGCATGCTGGACATTGCCTTCGTATGCGGCTGGATCACGACGCTCGTCGCTGCTTTGCCCCGCACCGCGATCAGCCGCTGGAAGTGAGAGGAAAGCGTGCCTCAAGCAACCCGGCCACACCTTCCGTGAATCGGGCACTCATCCCCTCCACTGTGTACCTGTCGGCATCCGACGCGCAGCCTCCCTTGAGCCGGGTCATCAGCCTGGGGCTGGACAGGGTCTTCACCACTGCTTCCGCATACTCCTCCGGCCCGCCCTCAACCACCAGGGAGTTACGGCCGTGGTCCAGGTACTCGGCGGACTCCGGGCTGCGATAGGCCCAGGCGGCCGTCATCACTGGGGTGCGCAGTGCGAACGAATCGACCGCGCAGAGTCCAACCATCCCAGGCATGAGCATGAGCTGCGACGCGGCGCCCAGCAACGCGCGCCGCTCGTCGTGGACGGGCCCCAGGTACACCACGCCCTCTCCGCGCGCAGCCGACGCCTCGATCAATGACCGGCACTCGCCGTCACCCGCGACGAGAAGCTTGAACTCGGGCATTCGCTTGACGATGTGAGCCACGGCTTCCAAGAGAAACGGAATCCGTTTGGTCGTATGAAAGCGCCCGAGGTAGAGCCCAGTACGTCCGGGTACCAGCCCATGCCGGGAGGAGAACTCGGCGACCTGCTCATCCGTGACCCGCTTCCGGGCCTCCGCCAGAGCTGTGGTGTCCGTGGCATTCCGCACCACAGTGATGCGATCGCGCGGAAATCCCTGTGCAGCTACGTGGTCCGCGCCTCCCGCCGTATAGGCGAAGAACCATTTCGCCTGCCGGGTCAGGACACGCTTCGCTGTCTGCAGCAGAGGTCCCACTTCCTTGTCGCAAGTCCGGCCGTTGCCCCACATTGCCACGGCAGGGCCGGATCCGCCCCGTGCCTGCCGCCACACCTCCCTGGCGAGCAAGGGGAACGTCTCCAGATTGTGGAGAGCCTGTTCTACGACCACCACGTCCGACCTACGGGGAAGATCTCCGAGCCGCCTCACATGAACCGGGAACCCGGCGATCCGCCAGGAGTGCTGGACCAGCCGGACGGCGCATTCCAACTCGGCACTTCCCCGATCGCGGTCCTCACCCGCGTCCGGAGGCGGCGAACTGTGTGCGACAACCAACTCCGCTCCCAGTTGCTTGTGGAGATCAGCTGCGAGTCTGCGGAAGAACGGCACTCGATAGTGCGAAAGATACGGTTGCACAATGGTGATTCTCCGCTGATGCACAATCTCACCTCTTCTGCTGGACGGCAGGCTCGCTGCCATTAATGCACCCTCATATGCACGCTCAGAACAGATTGTTCAAATACCAGCCGTAGGTGCGCTTCAGTCCTTCATCGAACCCGATGCGATGATGCCAACCGGCCTTGTGCAGCCGAGTGACATCCAGCAGTTTTCTCGGCATCCCGTCCGGCTTCGCAGGGTCGAACAGCAGTCTTCCTTCGTAGCCCACCAGACTGCGGATATGCTCGGCCAGGTCTCGGATCGAGATGTCCTCTCCTGTTCCGACGTTGAGAAATTGCCTGTCCTTA
This portion of the Streptomyces mirabilis genome encodes:
- a CDS encoding class I SAM-dependent methyltransferase; its protein translation is MPKTGFFSQQLVSAPVMRDRDDLLLNLCAGRRVLHVGCADSPLTAEKLKCASLLHTKLLLAASAVHGVDVDRAGVELLREHLGGEYSVADVADPSDRGDLIKFRPEVVLAGDVIEHVRDAASFLHGLAALMREAGDGVELILSTPNGLAAKNMINTLVGLEIIHPDHVYVFTPASLARLVSDCGLRPKRWFFYHVDSGKGARARFYDAVSRVAAHVRPGFSEGQVLVCQTVT
- a CDS encoding glycosyltransferase family 4 protein, with the translated sequence MVVVEQALHNLETFPLLAREVWRQARGGSGPAVAMWGNGRTCDKEVGPLLQTAKRVLTRQAKWFFAYTAGGADHVAAQGFPRDRITVVRNATDTTALAEARKRVTDEQVAEFSSRHGLVPGRTGLYLGRFHTTKRIPFLLEAVAHIVKRMPEFKLLVAGDGECRSLIEASAARGEGVVYLGPVHDERRALLGAASQLMLMPGMVGLCAVDSFALRTPVMTAAWAYRSPESAEYLDHGRNSLVVEGGPEEYAEAVVKTLSSPRLMTRLKGGCASDADRYTVEGMSARFTEGVAGLLEARFPLTSSG
- the wecB gene encoding non-hydrolyzing UDP-N-acetylglucosamine 2-epimerase, which translates into the protein MKRLMVVYGTRPEAIKMAPVIEALHRSPHFEPTVTVTAQHRELLDQVHSLFGIRPDHDLDILRKHQTLSDITVRVLNGLCPLLRSERPDAVLVQGDTTTVFAGALAAFYHRIPIVHLEAGLRTDDRYAPFPEEINRRLATQLATLHLAPTPHARDNLIRDGVAPSSVVVTGNTVIDALHWAVERKAHYEDLALADLDDTARRVLLVTAHRRESWGSGMESVGGALADLARAEPELLIVFPLHPNPVVRAAILPQVERIENVRLTEPLAYGAFARLMNRSHLILTDSGGLQEEGPGLGKPVLVMRDTTERPEAVQAGTSRLVGTDRDHIVKQVRELLHDREAYASMARAINPFGDGRAAERVVRAIGHWMGLCGRPDEFGSASAPEPAGVENGLAAQHAPLDAPEGVVVDEQHDDVRVAHGGGDVDEFDPARTRQ
- a CDS encoding methyltransferase domain-containing protein; protein product: MLKSAITDYATPGSISHSARARRWAEMMRCFPELAEMRVLDLGGTPESWNHAPVLPAQVVCVNIHPKHATIHGPVTGFVADACDLPDTFRSEHFDLVYSNSLMEHVGGHDRRKRFADAVHAKADHHWVQTPYRYFPVEPHWLFPGMQWFPFRTRVAISQYWPHGPSSHDNIRKAAADVADVELLSATEMRSYFPGSQIWFERFAGLPKSLVARKMN
- a CDS encoding glycosyltransferase family 2 protein, which gives rise to MKELIASQPASVPGTLKTILITVPTTGGRPVRPLLYELVDQARAAESAGGRTVSVVLLDNSAAGSESARMGAAACGVEYVRVPAPGFSQVRNAAMDAAGQYDALVFIDDDERPAPGWLCALVTSAEANTADVVVGPVVVRLPPNAPRWLDGGRLIRQVRSQEDGPLEGFAASGNTLVRMSTVRRMGLRFNSAFDVTGGEDSVFFHELTKCGARVFFTRAALVFEIQDQDRMTLQGLVRRSYGRGRTSAVVESKIMDIPMHTRVIRRAGKFTRALYWILSGTVLWRPIDCVRGMLDIAFVCGWITTLVAALPRTAISRWK
- a CDS encoding glycosyltransferase; the protein is MKQEAKLMQVGMVVPTLGERPALLEECLNSLTGQEYAGLRLVVASSPSAVIDVKRATSPHIAVIPQNGSGIVDAVMTGWRHFGDSVDVLGWLGDDDRLPSGSIVAALRALERYPEAAMAYGQVRYIDAGGKAFKAMRPGRVGSLLLHLGHNMVFQPGCLYRRTAVEAVGGLDNSFRLAFDVDFHRRLAAHGRLRYVASVLGEIRYHPGSLTVRSRSESQREAELALSRQMPDWLRLTRPIWRPPAKGFVRVAAKVAGRTLTTAP